One window from the genome of Rufibacter tibetensis encodes:
- a CDS encoding PAS domain-containing protein: protein MDSALASAREETARGENPPFLKIFEAQAGLVLLLNPELKIQAASDAYLRETLTKRKDIIGKHVFTVFPDNPEEANESPTKNLMASFEQIFATGKSHKMEIIRYDIPDPERPGYFVERYWSTCNTPVLDDQGNITCIIHETNNVTESEKAKRQLLKSQQREQTALAQAEQHRIRLERLFDQAPAALAILEGPELVYKVINKAYQHLFPGRQLMGLGLFEALPELKNQPIDNIIRTVYETGETFEGKEVLIPVARYEGQAPEDIYWNFIYQALYDTQGQINGVLIFALDVTEFVKARQQAEKSAEILQTLNQQLEEKVIQRTKALQLAQAEAEKQKHRLERLFTDAPAAICILDGSDMVFELVNPTYQQLFPGRQLGGKPILEGLPEVEGTVVHQTLLQVYETGITHQEEEMCVPFVRPLDGVVENRYFKYIQQPRYNEHGLIDGILVLAFEVTEQVESRRAVEASARQLRLITDSLPVLIGYLDKDEVYRFTNKAYETWFPHKAESILGRKVRDVVGDKAYQNVKVYIERALAGERLDFEATMPYKDGFTKHIRTSYVPDIQEGKVAGFYTLVTDVTEQVESRLAIEKSEKEAKAMAEELAATNEELASINEELQDTNQQLTHTNSDLDNFIYTASHDLKAPISNIEMLMAELLVELPKDSLAQGEVETIIGMMKGAIDRFKKTIKNLTEITKLQKDHLIETKVVSVKEVVQEVILDMEQMIQKSEAQLDVELNKCPFISFSEKNLRSIFYNLLSNAIKYRHPARKPFIQVRCHLEKEYLVLTVQDNGLGLSSDEQKKLFTMFRRFHDHVEGSGVGLYMVKRMVDNAGGKIEVDSQKGEGATFKVYLKNNSFV from the coding sequence ATGGATAGCGCATTAGCCTCCGCAAGGGAGGAAACCGCAAGAGGTGAAAACCCGCCTTTTCTAAAGATATTTGAAGCCCAGGCCGGACTAGTTTTACTTCTTAACCCTGAATTAAAGATACAGGCTGCCTCAGATGCCTACCTGAGAGAGACGCTCACCAAACGGAAAGATATCATAGGCAAACATGTATTCACGGTTTTCCCTGATAATCCTGAGGAAGCAAATGAATCTCCCACCAAAAACCTGATGGCTTCTTTTGAGCAGATCTTTGCTACCGGCAAGAGCCACAAGATGGAGATCATAAGATATGACATTCCTGACCCAGAGCGGCCCGGCTATTTTGTGGAACGCTACTGGAGTACCTGCAACACCCCCGTGTTAGATGACCAGGGAAACATCACCTGCATCATACACGAGACAAATAATGTAACTGAAAGCGAGAAAGCCAAAAGACAGCTGCTGAAAAGCCAGCAAAGGGAGCAAACTGCCTTGGCACAGGCCGAACAGCACCGCATACGCCTGGAGCGGCTCTTTGACCAGGCTCCCGCAGCCCTGGCAATACTGGAGGGACCGGAGCTGGTGTACAAGGTGATCAACAAAGCATATCAGCATCTTTTCCCGGGTAGGCAACTGATGGGATTGGGTTTGTTTGAAGCACTTCCGGAACTCAAGAACCAGCCCATTGACAACATCATCCGGACGGTATATGAAACCGGCGAAACGTTTGAAGGAAAGGAAGTGCTGATTCCGGTTGCCCGCTATGAAGGTCAGGCACCAGAAGACATTTACTGGAATTTCATTTACCAAGCTCTTTATGATACCCAAGGACAAATAAACGGAGTACTGATCTTTGCTCTGGATGTGACAGAATTTGTGAAGGCGCGCCAGCAGGCGGAGAAAAGTGCTGAGATTTTGCAAACCCTTAACCAGCAACTGGAAGAAAAGGTAATACAAAGAACAAAAGCCTTGCAGCTAGCCCAGGCCGAAGCCGAAAAGCAAAAGCACCGCTTAGAGCGCCTTTTCACCGATGCCCCGGCTGCCATCTGTATTCTGGATGGCTCTGACATGGTGTTTGAATTGGTAAACCCCACCTACCAGCAACTATTTCCGGGCAGGCAGCTGGGCGGAAAACCTATCCTAGAAGGCTTGCCAGAGGTAGAGGGGACAGTTGTTCATCAAACCTTGCTGCAGGTGTACGAAACCGGTATCACGCACCAGGAAGAGGAAATGTGCGTTCCGTTCGTCCGGCCCCTCGACGGAGTGGTAGAGAACCGGTACTTCAAATACATTCAGCAGCCCCGCTATAATGAGCATGGGCTTATAGATGGCATTTTGGTGCTGGCGTTTGAAGTCACTGAACAGGTAGAATCACGCAGAGCAGTAGAGGCAAGCGCCCGGCAATTGAGGCTCATCACAGACTCTTTGCCGGTGCTCATCGGGTATTTGGACAAAGACGAGGTGTACCGGTTTACGAACAAGGCTTATGAAACCTGGTTCCCTCACAAAGCCGAGAGTATTTTGGGAAGAAAGGTGCGGGACGTTGTGGGTGACAAAGCTTACCAGAACGTGAAGGTGTACATTGAGCGCGCATTGGCCGGTGAGCGGCTTGACTTTGAGGCAACCATGCCGTACAAAGATGGCTTCACAAAGCACATCCGGACCAGCTACGTTCCAGACATTCAGGAAGGCAAAGTGGCTGGTTTTTATACCCTGGTGACAGACGTAACTGAGCAGGTGGAGTCGCGCCTGGCTATAGAGAAAAGTGAAAAGGAGGCCAAAGCCATGGCCGAGGAACTGGCGGCCACCAATGAAGAATTAGCTTCCATCAACGAGGAACTCCAGGACACCAACCAGCAACTCACCCACACCAACTCAGACCTGGATAACTTTATCTACACGGCCTCGCATGATTTGAAGGCTCCTATCTCCAACATAGAAATGCTCATGGCAGAACTGTTGGTGGAACTGCCCAAGGATAGCCTGGCACAGGGAGAGGTAGAAACCATCATCGGCATGATGAAGGGCGCCATTGACCGCTTCAAAAAAACCATCAAAAACCTGACAGAAATCACCAAGCTGCAGAAAGACCACCTCATTGAAACCAAGGTGGTAAGCGTCAAAGAGGTAGTGCAGGAGGTAATACTGGACATGGAGCAAATGATCCAGAAATCAGAGGCTCAACTAGACGTTGAGTTAAACAAATGCCCTTTTATCTCCTTTTCAGAGAAAAACCTGCGCAGCATCTTCTATAACCTGCTTTCCAACGCCATCAAGTACCGTCACCCAGCTCGTAAGCCATTCATACAGGTGAGGTGCCATCTGGAGAAAGAGTACCTGGTGCTCACTGTACAGGACAATGGACTGGGATTGAGTTCTGACGAGCAAAAGAAGCTCTTCACCATGTTCCGCCGCTTCCATGACCACGTAGAGGGATCTGGCGTAGGACTGTATATGGTAAAGCGCATGGTAGACAATGCAGGAGGAAAGATTGAGGTTGATAGCCAAAAAGGAGAGGGTGCCACGTTTAAGGTCTACCTTAAAAATAATTCTTTTGTCTAA
- a CDS encoding glutathione peroxidase, whose product MRLSKSTAKGRVLKNEQKVKPAQPFHALTTVLNNGASLDFSHLKNKKVLLVNTASNCGYTGQYEELQQLQEQQKESLVIIGFPANDFKEQEKDNDETISQFCQVNFGVSFPLAKKSVVVKNQNQNPVYHWLSNAQENGWNNHQPDWNFSKYLIDEQGVLTHYFGPAISPVGEEVRNALQEKGNS is encoded by the coding sequence ATGCGGTTATCTAAGTCAACTGCAAAGGGGAGAGTGTTGAAAAACGAGCAAAAAGTGAAACCTGCTCAGCCATTCCACGCATTAACTACTGTCTTGAATAACGGCGCATCGCTGGATTTTAGCCATTTGAAGAATAAGAAAGTGTTGCTGGTGAACACCGCGTCTAATTGCGGTTACACTGGCCAATATGAAGAACTGCAGCAGTTGCAGGAGCAGCAGAAAGAGTCGTTGGTCATCATCGGGTTTCCGGCCAATGATTTTAAGGAGCAGGAAAAAGACAATGATGAAACCATTTCTCAGTTCTGCCAGGTAAACTTCGGGGTCAGTTTTCCATTGGCTAAGAAGAGTGTGGTAGTGAAAAACCAGAACCAGAATCCGGTGTACCATTGGCTTTCCAATGCGCAAGAAAATGGCTGGAACAACCACCAACCCGACTGGAATTTCAGCAAATACCTTATTGATGAACAGGGTGTCCTGACGCATTACTTCGGCCCAGCCATTTCTCCTGTGGGCGAAGAGGTGAGAAATGCGCTTCAAGAAAAAGGGAATAGCTAA
- a CDS encoding HAD family hydrolase, producing the protein MDFSKIKLVATDMDGTLLDPQHNLNEEFYTVYQALKERGILFAAASGRQYYNLVNLFKPIKDEIIFLAENGSFVVYQGEELSVQALDLAETKRLLKKAREIEGSYMVLCGKKSAYVDNTAPEFMAQVELYYDKVEVVDDLLQVEDDQFLKIAICELKGVEDSSNLHFREEREHLQITVSGKIWLDICDKLANKGRGMEVVQERFNITPEETMVFGDYLNDLKMIQKAHYSFAMENAHPDIKEAARYRAKSNSQNGVIEVLQQLVSSEKVA; encoded by the coding sequence ATGGATTTTTCAAAAATAAAGCTGGTGGCCACAGACATGGATGGCACCCTGCTAGACCCTCAACATAACTTAAACGAAGAGTTCTATACAGTTTACCAGGCCCTCAAAGAAAGAGGAATTCTGTTTGCCGCCGCTAGCGGAAGGCAGTACTACAACCTGGTAAACCTGTTTAAGCCCATCAAAGACGAGATCATCTTCCTGGCCGAGAATGGAAGCTTTGTGGTGTACCAGGGTGAAGAATTGTCTGTTCAAGCGCTTGACCTTGCTGAGACCAAAAGGCTTTTAAAGAAAGCCCGAGAAATTGAAGGTTCTTACATGGTGTTATGCGGAAAGAAATCAGCTTACGTGGACAACACCGCCCCTGAATTCATGGCTCAGGTAGAACTGTACTATGATAAAGTAGAGGTGGTAGACGATCTTTTGCAGGTGGAAGATGACCAGTTCCTGAAGATTGCAATCTGTGAACTGAAAGGGGTGGAAGATAGCAGTAACCTGCACTTCCGGGAGGAGCGGGAACACCTGCAAATCACGGTATCCGGAAAAATCTGGCTGGATATCTGCGACAAACTCGCCAATAAAGGGCGCGGCATGGAAGTAGTGCAGGAAAGATTCAACATCACCCCGGAAGAAACTATGGTGTTTGGTGATTACCTGAACGACCTGAAGATGATCCAAAAAGCTCATTACAGCTTCGCCATGGAGAATGCCCACCCAGACATTAAGGAGGCCGCCCGTTACAGAGCCAAAAGCAACAGCCAGAACGGTGTCATTGAAGTGCTGCAGCAACTGGTTTCCAGCGAAAAAGTAGCTTAA
- a CDS encoding DoxX family protein, which produces MDRILGRYAPHFYALLRIVAGLMFMMHGTQKLFGWPGEKDPMELASIAGVAGIIEFVAGFLITIGLFTSWAAFISSGTMAVAYFMAHASQGWSPVVNQGELAVLYCFIFLYIAAQGSGIWSVDGARRGSSRTSFSR; this is translated from the coding sequence ATGGATAGAATACTAGGAAGATACGCTCCTCACTTTTATGCTCTCCTGCGCATAGTAGCAGGATTGATGTTTATGATGCATGGAACCCAGAAGCTGTTTGGCTGGCCGGGAGAGAAAGACCCCATGGAGTTAGCTTCCATTGCGGGAGTGGCTGGCATCATTGAATTTGTAGCTGGCTTTTTGATCACAATTGGCCTATTCACCAGTTGGGCGGCATTTATTTCCAGTGGCACCATGGCTGTGGCCTACTTTATGGCACATGCCTCACAAGGTTGGTCACCTGTAGTGAATCAAGGCGAACTAGCGGTACTGTACTGCTTCATCTTTCTGTACATCGCCGCCCAAGGATCGGGGATTTGGAGTGTAGATGGCGCTCGCCGAGGCTCCTCACGAACATCGTTCTCGCGCTAA